CATGGCCGGCGAACCTTTGAAAGATGTTGCTAAATACAACGATGCCCTGATCTATGCAGACAAAGTGATCAACTCAGGTAAACATTCTCTCACTAGTGATTACAGCCGCATCTTCATCAATCATTCTGAAAACAAATATGACCTGCAGGAGTGTATCTGGGAAATAGGCATGTATGGCAATCAGCTGGGTAATACACAACTAGCCGGAGCGGTAGGGATAGAAAACGGCGTAGAATGTACCGATGATAAAATAGGGTATTCCACCGGGCCTTTGAAAATAACTGCCCGTATGTTTGGCCTCTATGCAGCTACTGACCTCAGAAGGGATTGGGCCATTGCACCCTACAAATATGTAACCAACGCCACTACCGGTGTTACCACTAAAACGCCTTACACTGCCGCACAGATCTATGACCGCACTGTTGGTAAATGGCGCAGGGAATATGAAACAATAACACCCAAAAACAGGAACTACAACTCTACCAATTTCCCTGTACTCCGGTATTCAGATGTATTGCTGATGAAGGCGGAAGCAGAAACGCAGGTGAGTGGAGCGCCCACCGCAGCAGCTTACGATGCCATCAACAAAGTACGCCGGAGAGGTTATGGCAAACCGATTAACACACCTGATGCTACTGTTGACGCACCAGCCGGCTTAGGTAAGGCAGATTTCCTTACCTTCCTGCAGGACGAACGTGCAAGGGAACTGGCATTCGAAGGTTTGCGTAAACATGATCTGATCCGCTGGGGACTTTATCTCTCCAAAATGCAGTCGCTGGCCGTGGATATCTCCACCAATGCCCCCTCTGGATTCAGATATGGTGCTAACGCTGCCAAAAACATCACTGCCAGGAATTTAGTATTCCCTATCCCTAATACAGAGATCACCGTTAATCATCTGGTCACTCAAAATCCAAACTGGTAACAACATGCGTAAGATTATATATAGCCTGGTATCAATTGGCATCTTCGCCGCTTGTGCAAAAGAAAAAGTAGGCGCACCGAACTTTGAAGTATCCACAACCTCACTTACCTATAAAGCAGGCGATTCTGTAAAATTCAAGATCAGCGGCAACCCGGATAACCTCATGTTCTATTCCGGTGAACAGGGACATAAATA
This DNA window, taken from Chitinophaga niabensis, encodes the following:
- a CDS encoding RagB/SusD family nutrient uptake outer membrane protein; amino-acid sequence: MKRILILFVLAGSMLSACNKFLETKPEDFVTPDNYYNTEADLDRALNGVYNRLVDNFGRMYSRGLFSFLSISDEFFYKNITITNLKVMDFDAGQLDVGKLWEVAYQGIDRANILLENVDKPKMDETRRKAIKGEALFLRAYFYFVLVDNFGGVPLKLVSTKNPLEKYLPRASVADVYASIVNDMKAADTLVSDISSYAYNERVTKTAVEGVLARVYLTMAGEPLKDVAKYNDALIYADKVINSGKHSLTSDYSRIFINHSENKYDLQECIWEIGMYGNQLGNTQLAGAVGIENGVECTDDKIGYSTGPLKITARMFGLYAATDLRRDWAIAPYKYVTNATTGVTTKTPYTAAQIYDRTVGKWRREYETITPKNRNYNSTNFPVLRYSDVLLMKAEAETQVSGAPTAAAYDAINKVRRRGYGKPINTPDATVDAPAGLGKADFLTFLQDERARELAFEGLRKHDLIRWGLYLSKMQSLAVDISTNAPSGFRYGANAAKNITARNLVFPIPNTEITVNHLVTQNPNW